CTGCATGCTTTTCCTTTATAAAAGAGGGCCCCGTTGCTTTTTGCATAGTCTTCTGAAACAAAATCTACATACAAAGAAGAAAAGCAGGCAGCAACAATGGCAAAGTCTACTATCATTCTGGCCTCTGCCCTTTGCTTCTTGTCCCTCCTTGGTTTTGCTTACTGCGAAAGCCGCTTCTCCGTGGAGGGCAAAGTTTACTGTGACACCTGCCGTACCCAATTTGTAACAAAGGTCAGCTGGTTCATGAAAGGTACGTACAATCTCTAGAACGCTAGCTACTTTTGCAATCCAGTAACATTTTCGTTAGAAAAAAATGGATCCATAATATTACTTTTGCAACCCATGCATGGTACTGCCTGATTCATGGCTAAATCTTGTTGCCAAATTTTGCAATGTGATCAGATTGTGAACAATTCgattaatttgattaaaaaaatctggAAATTCAGACGTCTCTGAGTACTGCTTGCATTGCTAAGCCAAAAGCTTTGTGTTAATTGGTGCAGGTGCAACGGTGAAGATTGAGTGCAGGGACCGTGAAGGTGGGAACGTAAAATACAGCAGTCAGGCAGAGACCAATGAAAAGGGAGCCTACACCATTTCGGTCGACGGGGAGCATGAAGAGGAGATTTGCGAAGTTGTACTCGTAAAGAGCAGCGACCCCGAGTGCAGCGAGGTCAGCAAGGACCCTTTCCTCAAGAAGAGTGCTAGGGTTAGCCTCACAATGAACAATGGCATTGTATCCCCAGTTCGTCTAGCAAACCCTCTTGGCTTCATGAAGAAGAAACCTATTCCTGAATGCGCTAAGGTGCTCTCAGAGCTCGGCATGTCCACCAGCGAGGAGCAATGAAGAAGATAATTTGACTTCATATATGGGGCCGGGATCCCTTTACCGAATAAActgagtttttttgtttttttcctttcatcatGTACTTCGAAAACGTTATGCATGCACTAATGCGGGGGTTTTTCTAGCCTAATTTCCAACCTTTATATGATTAATTGTTGATCTCTGGGGGCTAGTACTCCTCTTGTTGTAGTTTGCGGGGgtttggatcatgatatataaattCTGATTGTTTGCATAGTGTCTCCGGTATGGGTGTTGTGCTCATTAATTAATCTGGACTTTGCAACTTCATGTAATGAATTGAATAGGGATTGGAATCTTGTGTTTTTTCAATCTTCTGGTATTGGCTTTCCCCCTCCTTGATGGGAAAGATAATTGGAATGATAGAACTTCGAAGTTCGAAGGAGAAAACGTCCGAAACTCGGCCacattccatatatatatatatatatatat
This sequence is a window from Carya illinoinensis cultivar Pawnee chromosome 9, C.illinoinensisPawnee_v1, whole genome shotgun sequence. Protein-coding genes within it:
- the LOC122275304 gene encoding olee1-like protein, yielding MAKSTIILASALCFLSLLGFAYCESRFSVEGKVYCDTCRTQFVTKVSWFMKGATVKIECRDREGGNVKYSSQAETNEKGAYTISVDGEHEEEICEVVLVKSSDPECSEVSKDPFLKKSARVSLTMNNGIVSPVRLANPLGFMKKKPIPECAKVLSELGMSTSEEQ